Proteins encoded in a region of the Kryptolebias marmoratus isolate JLee-2015 linkage group LG14, ASM164957v2, whole genome shotgun sequence genome:
- the gdnfa gene encoding glial cell line-derived neurotrophic factor, translating into MKLWDVLATCFLLLSSVATRPLYRNSQPAKRTNFPSSYGDSVEEEEPAFQREDHNLQEISMEDQHEPAGLYPEQFEDVMDFIEATIGRLRRASEPSGGPRSRRELRQRGVARMRGARGEGRGPGEKRRGRGRGGGRGGGEKGRERISVQSRGCLLKEVHLNVTDLGLGYQTKEELIFRYCSGPCIEAETNYDKILNNLTHNKKLDKDAPSRTCCRPIAFDDDLSFLDDNVVYHTLKKHSARKCGCV; encoded by the exons ATGAAGTTATGGGATGTTTTGGCCACATGTTTCTTGCTCCTGAGCTCCGTCGCTACCCGGCCTCTCTACCGAAACTCTCAGCCAGCCAAGAGGACTAACTTCCCCAGCAGCTACGGTGATTCTGTGGAAGAGGAAGAGCCAGCGTTCCAGCGTGAAGACCACAACCTGCAGGAGATCTCGATGGAGGATCAAC acgaACCTGCGGGTCTCTACCCTGAGCAGTTTGAGGACGTGATGGATTTCATCGAGGCTACCATCGGCCGACTGCGGAGAGCGTCGGAACCCAGCGGAGGGCCCAGGAGCCGGAGAGAGCTGAGGCAGAGGGGGGTAGCGAGGATGAGAGGGGCGAGAGGCGAGGGCCGAGGGCCCGGAGAGAAGAGGCGGGGGCGAGGCCGTGGCGGAGGTCGGGGCGGAGGGGAGAAGGGAAGGGAGAGGATATCTGTGCAGAGTCGAGGCTGCTTGCTGAAGGAGGTCCACCTCAACGTGACGGATTTGGGGCTGGGGTACCAGACTAAAGAGGAGCTGATTTTCCGCTACTGCAGTGGGCCCTGCATCGAGGCGGAGACCAACTACGACAAGATCCTGAACAACCTCACACACAACAAGAAGCTGGACAAGGACGCGCCGTCTCGCACATGCTGTCGGCCAATCGCGTTTGACGACGACCTGTCGTTCTTGGACGATAACGTGGTGTATCACACGCTGAAGAAGCACTCAGCCAGGAAGTGTGGCTGTGTCTGA